From one Pseudactinotalea sp. HY158 genomic stretch:
- a CDS encoding RNA degradosome polyphosphate kinase, whose protein sequence is MTEIATDDVRAETDLPEGRFGDRELSWLAFNERVLELAEDSGLPLLERVRYLSIFASNLDEFFMVRVAGLKRRIATGMAVTAASGLQPRQVLEAIGETAHQLTDRHARVFAADVAPALAAEGITLVRFDDLAGSEQDRLHKYFRKMIFPVLTPLAVDPAHPFPYISGLSLNLAVVVRNPGTGREHFARVKVPPLLPRFIAVDARGRPHDPADIEGEESSFVPIEDVIAHFLDYLFPGMDVVEHHVFRVTRNEDLEVEEDDAENLLKALERELLRRRFGPPVRLELARGFTPKVRDMLVSELGIVESDVYELPAPLDLTGLNLIADLDRAELSFRPFVAGTARGLSQVESANPTDVFEAIRDGEILLHHPYDSFATSVQQFLSQAAADPQVLAIKQTLYRTSGDSPIVDALIDAAEAGKQVLAVVEIKARFDEQANISWARKLEQAGVHVVYGIVGLKTHCKLTLVVRQEADGLRRYCHIGTGNYNPKTARLYEDYGLLTCDPDVGQDLTRLFNQLSGYAPKAKFHRLLVAPRSVRSGLIERIEREVAHHRDGQEAWIKFKVNSIVDEETIDALYRASRAGVPVDLLVRGTTALEAGVPGLSESIRVRSILGRFLEHSRVFAFARGGDPEVLLGSADLMHRNLDRRIEVLIRVVDHEHVAELVSLIDVAMSPSTASWHQLYDPEGPPDRPGRNGRIFWRRADRDADGNRLADLQELLMSSHRPMMRATYRSAAPHRSTGR, encoded by the coding sequence ATGACCGAGATCGCGACCGATGACGTGCGCGCCGAGACGGACCTGCCCGAGGGCCGCTTCGGCGACCGGGAACTGAGCTGGCTGGCCTTCAACGAACGAGTGCTCGAACTGGCCGAGGACTCAGGCCTCCCGCTGCTCGAGCGGGTGCGCTACCTGTCGATCTTCGCCTCGAACCTCGACGAGTTCTTCATGGTGCGCGTGGCCGGCCTCAAGCGCCGGATCGCCACCGGCATGGCCGTGACCGCGGCCTCGGGCCTGCAGCCCCGGCAGGTGCTCGAGGCGATCGGCGAGACCGCCCACCAGCTCACCGACCGGCACGCCCGGGTGTTCGCGGCGGACGTGGCGCCGGCGCTCGCCGCCGAGGGGATCACCCTCGTGCGCTTCGACGACCTCGCGGGGTCCGAGCAGGACCGGCTCCACAAGTACTTCCGCAAGATGATCTTCCCCGTGCTCACCCCGCTCGCGGTCGACCCGGCCCATCCGTTCCCGTACATCTCCGGGCTGTCGCTCAACCTCGCCGTCGTCGTGCGCAATCCCGGCACGGGGCGGGAGCACTTCGCCCGCGTCAAGGTGCCGCCGCTGCTGCCCCGGTTCATCGCGGTCGACGCCCGCGGCCGCCCCCACGACCCGGCCGACATCGAGGGGGAGGAGAGCTCCTTCGTGCCGATCGAGGACGTGATCGCCCACTTCCTCGACTACCTGTTCCCCGGCATGGACGTCGTGGAACACCACGTCTTCCGGGTCACCCGCAACGAGGACCTCGAGGTGGAGGAGGACGACGCCGAGAATCTGCTCAAGGCCCTCGAACGGGAGCTGCTGCGGCGCCGCTTCGGCCCGCCGGTCCGCCTCGAGCTGGCCCGCGGGTTCACCCCGAAGGTGCGCGACATGCTCGTCTCCGAGCTCGGCATCGTGGAATCGGACGTGTACGAGCTGCCCGCCCCGCTCGACCTGACCGGCCTCAATCTCATCGCCGACCTCGACCGGGCCGAGCTGTCGTTCCGGCCGTTCGTGGCCGGCACCGCCCGCGGCCTCTCCCAGGTCGAGAGCGCGAACCCCACCGACGTGTTCGAGGCCATCCGGGACGGGGAGATCCTGCTCCACCACCCGTACGACTCCTTCGCCACGAGCGTGCAGCAGTTTCTCTCCCAGGCCGCGGCCGATCCGCAGGTGCTGGCCATCAAGCAGACCCTGTACCGCACCTCGGGCGACTCGCCGATCGTCGACGCCCTGATCGACGCCGCCGAGGCCGGCAAGCAGGTGCTCGCGGTCGTGGAGATCAAGGCCCGATTCGACGAACAGGCGAACATCTCCTGGGCCCGCAAGCTTGAACAGGCCGGGGTGCACGTCGTCTACGGGATCGTCGGCCTCAAGACCCACTGCAAGCTCACCCTCGTGGTGCGCCAGGAGGCCGACGGGCTGCGCCGCTACTGCCACATCGGCACCGGCAACTACAACCCGAAGACGGCCCGACTGTACGAGGACTACGGCCTGCTCACGTGCGATCCGGACGTCGGCCAGGACCTGACCCGGCTGTTCAACCAGCTCTCCGGTTACGCGCCCAAGGCGAAGTTCCACCGGCTGCTCGTGGCCCCGCGCTCCGTGCGCTCCGGGCTCATCGAGCGGATCGAGCGGGAGGTCGCGCACCACCGCGACGGTCAGGAGGCGTGGATCAAGTTCAAGGTGAACTCGATCGTGGACGAGGAGACGATCGACGCGCTCTACCGGGCCTCCCGGGCCGGGGTTCCCGTCGACCTCCTCGTGCGCGGCACGACCGCCCTCGAGGCGGGCGTCCCGGGCCTGAGCGAGAGCATCCGGGTGCGCTCGATCCTCGGCCGGTTCCTCGAGCACTCCCGCGTGTTCGCCTTCGCCCGCGGCGGCGACCCCGAGGTGCTCCTCGGCAGCGCCGACCTCATGCACCGCAACCTCGACCGCCGCATCGAGGTGCTCATCCGGGTGGTCGATCACGAACACGTCGCCGAACTCGTCAGCCTCATCGACGTGGCCATGTCCCCCTCGACCGCCAGCTGGCACCAGTTGTACGACCCGGAGGGTCCGCCCGATCGCCCGGGCCGGAACGGTCGGATCTTCTGGCGCCGCGCGGACCGCGACGCCGACGGCAACCGGCTCGCCGACCTGCAGGAACTGCTCATGTCCTCCCACCGGCCCATGATGCGCGCGACGTACCGCTCCGCGGCGCCGCACCGGTCGACGGGCCGCTAG
- a CDS encoding D-arabinono-1,4-lactone oxidase: protein MTTTDTRWRNWASTAAAHPRAVARPRTDEDLARLVGEAAAGGRRMRAVGSGHSFTDCAVTTGTSVDLSALDRIEWVGPPSPDGSRPVRIGAGITLRRLCVELAERGLALANMGDIDAQTLAGAVSTGTHGTGERFTGFAGMVEHVRIVTADGAIRDTTPDSEPDLFEAARLGVGSLGVITALTLRAVPAFVLHAHEAPRPLAAVLEGLADPDGPVRSNDHFEFYWFPHTDLALTKANNLAAADDLPLPTTRRLLDDELLSNGLFAATNELCTLAPGLTPWVNRIAARALGERTYTAPSHAVFVTPRRVRFREMEYAIGAADLAPALARVRAWLDRRRAAVPFPIEVRFAAADDVWLSTAFGRRTAYVAVHQNLGLEFREYFRAVEAIMADFGGRPHWGKIHWLRRADLAELYPRFGDFLAVRDRVDPHGVFANRYTGRVFDTA from the coding sequence ATGACCACGACGGACACGCGCTGGCGCAATTGGGCCTCGACGGCCGCGGCACATCCGCGGGCGGTGGCCCGCCCCCGCACCGACGAGGACCTCGCCCGCCTCGTGGGCGAGGCCGCGGCCGGGGGCCGGCGGATGCGCGCCGTCGGCTCCGGCCACTCGTTCACCGACTGTGCGGTGACCACGGGCACGTCGGTCGACCTGAGCGCCCTCGACCGGATCGAATGGGTGGGACCGCCGTCCCCCGACGGGTCGAGGCCCGTGCGGATCGGCGCTGGGATCACGCTGCGGCGGCTCTGTGTCGAGCTCGCCGAGCGGGGCCTCGCGCTGGCGAACATGGGCGATATCGACGCCCAGACCCTCGCGGGGGCGGTGAGCACGGGCACCCACGGCACGGGCGAGCGCTTCACCGGGTTCGCGGGGATGGTCGAGCACGTGCGGATCGTCACCGCCGACGGGGCGATCCGCGACACGACGCCCGACTCCGAGCCCGACCTGTTCGAGGCCGCGCGCCTCGGGGTGGGCTCGCTCGGCGTGATCACGGCGCTCACGCTGCGGGCCGTGCCCGCCTTCGTGCTCCACGCGCACGAGGCCCCGCGGCCCCTGGCGGCCGTGCTCGAGGGTCTCGCGGATCCCGACGGGCCCGTGCGCTCGAACGATCACTTCGAGTTCTACTGGTTCCCGCACACCGACCTCGCCCTGACCAAGGCGAACAACCTGGCCGCGGCCGACGATCTGCCGCTGCCCACGACGCGCCGACTCCTCGACGACGAGCTCCTCTCGAACGGCCTGTTCGCGGCGACGAACGAGCTGTGCACCCTCGCCCCCGGGCTCACACCGTGGGTCAACCGGATCGCCGCGCGGGCCCTGGGCGAGCGCACCTACACCGCCCCGAGCCACGCGGTGTTCGTGACCCCGCGGCGGGTGCGCTTCCGGGAGATGGAGTACGCGATCGGGGCCGCCGATCTCGCGCCGGCGCTCGCCCGGGTGCGCGCGTGGCTGGATCGACGGCGCGCGGCCGTGCCGTTCCCGATCGAGGTGCGCTTCGCCGCCGCCGACGACGTGTGGCTGTCCACGGCTTTTGGACGGCGCACGGCGTACGTCGCCGTCCACCAGAACCTCGGCCTGGAGTTCCGCGAGTATTTCCGGGCGGTCGAGGCGATCATGGCCGACTTCGGCGGGCGCCCGCACTGGGGCAAGATCCATTGGCTCCGCCGCGCCGACCTCGCGGAGCTGTACCCGCGGTTCGGGGACTTCCTCGCCGTGCGCGACCGGGTGGATCCGCACGGCGTCTTCGCCAACCGGTACACCGGCCGGGTGTTCGACACGGCGTGA
- a CDS encoding alanine racemase, producing the protein MPPAPTPAPWARVTRDLPAPLAVVDLPTFDRNAEDLSRRAGGVPIRVASKSVRVPELLRRMLERPGTIGVMAYSLREAIWLVRAGLTTDVLLGYPAVDPAALAELAADPGLRRAITLMIDDAAHLDLIARAAAGAAGQDLAAQPVRVCLDIDASLRIGRVHIGARRSPLRTPEQARRLAADAHGRPGIAVRGLMFYEAQVAGVGEAGWRGPIVRGLKRLSLAELATRRASVVRAVEEVTGPGLLVNGGGSGSVAQTTADPVITEVTAGSGLFVPTLFDHYAAFTPRPAAFFGLDVVRRPAPGYATAFAGGYIASGAVGSDRWPAPLAGRLTGSEGAGEVQTPLRFGVGREPAIGDRVWFRHAKAGEAMERFDRVHLVDGADLLATVATYRGEGLDFG; encoded by the coding sequence ATGCCGCCCGCTCCCACCCCCGCGCCGTGGGCTCGGGTCACCCGCGACCTGCCGGCGCCGCTCGCCGTGGTGGACCTGCCCACGTTCGACCGCAACGCCGAGGATCTATCGCGCCGTGCCGGCGGCGTGCCCATCCGCGTGGCCTCGAAGTCCGTGCGCGTGCCCGAACTGCTGCGCCGCATGCTCGAGCGCCCCGGGACCATCGGCGTCATGGCCTACTCGCTGCGGGAGGCGATCTGGCTCGTGCGCGCCGGCCTGACCACCGACGTGCTGCTCGGCTACCCGGCCGTGGACCCGGCCGCGCTCGCCGAGCTCGCCGCCGATCCCGGGTTGCGCCGGGCGATCACGTTGATGATCGACGACGCAGCTCACCTCGACCTCATCGCTCGCGCCGCCGCGGGCGCGGCCGGGCAGGACCTGGCCGCGCAGCCGGTGCGGGTGTGCCTCGACATCGACGCCTCGCTGCGGATCGGACGCGTGCACATCGGCGCCCGGCGCTCCCCGCTGCGCACGCCCGAGCAGGCGCGCCGGCTCGCCGCGGACGCCCACGGGCGGCCCGGGATCGCGGTGCGCGGCCTCATGTTCTACGAGGCGCAGGTCGCCGGGGTGGGCGAGGCGGGCTGGCGGGGGCCGATCGTGCGCGGGCTCAAGCGGCTCTCCCTCGCCGAGCTGGCCACCCGGCGCGCGAGCGTGGTCCGCGCGGTCGAGGAGGTGACCGGGCCGGGTCTGCTCGTCAACGGCGGCGGCTCGGGGTCGGTGGCGCAGACGACCGCCGATCCGGTGATCACCGAGGTGACCGCGGGCTCCGGGCTGTTCGTGCCCACCCTTTTCGATCACTATGCGGCGTTCACCCCGCGCCCGGCCGCGTTCTTCGGCCTCGACGTGGTGCGCCGTCCGGCGCCCGGATATGCGACGGCGTTCGCCGGTGGCTACATCGCCTCCGGTGCCGTGGGCAGCGACCGCTGGCCGGCCCCGCTCGCGGGCCGGCTCACCGGTTCCGAGGGTGCCGGTGAGGTGCAGACCCCGCTGCGATTCGGGGTCGGCCGTGAGCCCGCGATCGGGGACCGGGTGTGGTTCCGGCACGCCAAGGCGGGGGAGGCCATGGAGCGCTTCGACCGGGTGCATCTGGTGGACGGCGCCGACCTGCTCGCCACCGTGGCCACCTATCGCGGCGAGGGCCTCGACTTCGGATGA
- a CDS encoding NUDIX hydrolase yields the protein MHAAGALLWRLAGGHLEVLLVHRPGYDDWSWPKGKLHKHETLPAAAVREVREETGVEAVLGRPLPTVRYVLGGGTPKVCWYWAATPAAGIDHSTAVPTTPEEVDEARWVEAVQALEMLTRRADRAPLMALLELHADGTLATWPVLLVRHGRARRRSAWQGGEDTRPLTATGQNQARSLVPILSAYGTARILTSPWARCALTVTPYSEAAGVPVAVLEELTEDGARHAPDRARAVLESVLSLRQPATVVCTHRPVLPVALAALAARAPDPVAARLPAADPYLRTGEVLIAHIGRPIRRNPAKPGRKKPAVVAAELYRGRS from the coding sequence GTGCACGCCGCGGGCGCCCTCCTCTGGCGGCTCGCCGGCGGCCACCTCGAGGTGCTGCTCGTGCACCGGCCCGGCTACGACGACTGGTCCTGGCCCAAGGGGAAGCTCCACAAGCACGAGACGCTGCCCGCCGCGGCCGTGCGCGAGGTCCGGGAGGAGACCGGGGTCGAGGCCGTGCTCGGGCGGCCCCTGCCGACCGTGCGCTACGTGCTCGGCGGCGGCACCCCGAAGGTGTGCTGGTACTGGGCCGCCACCCCGGCCGCGGGGATCGACCACTCCACCGCCGTGCCGACCACCCCGGAGGAGGTCGACGAGGCCCGGTGGGTCGAGGCGGTGCAGGCCCTGGAGATGCTCACCCGCCGCGCCGACCGGGCCCCGCTCATGGCCCTGCTCGAGCTGCACGCGGACGGCACGCTGGCGACCTGGCCGGTGCTGCTCGTGCGGCACGGACGCGCCCGGCGCCGATCCGCCTGGCAGGGCGGGGAGGACACCCGTCCGCTCACGGCGACCGGGCAGAATCAGGCGCGATCGCTCGTGCCGATCCTGTCCGCCTACGGCACCGCCCGCATCCTCACCTCGCCGTGGGCGCGGTGCGCCCTGACCGTCACCCCCTACTCCGAGGCCGCCGGCGTGCCGGTGGCCGTGCTCGAGGAACTGACCGAGGACGGCGCCCGCCACGCACCGGACCGCGCGCGGGCCGTGCTCGAGTCGGTGCTCTCGCTACGACAGCCGGCGACCGTCGTCTGTACGCATCGACCGGTGCTCCCGGTGGCCCTCGCCGCGCTCGCCGCGCGGGCCCCGGACCCGGTGGCGGCCCGGCTGCCCGCCGCGGATCCGTATCTGCGCACCGGCGAGGTGCTCATCGCCCACATCGGCCGGCCCATCCGCCGGAACCCGGCCAAACCGGGCCGCAAGAAGCCGGCCGTCGTGGCCGCCGAGCTGTACCGCGGGCGCAGCTGA
- the pstS gene encoding phosphate ABC transporter substrate-binding protein PstS → MSIAPIRRSARRAGAVAGSVIAAALVLTACGPANNGGNTSADGAAPGGGAASELSGMIAGSGASSQENAALGWIAGFTEANPDVTVNYDPTGSGTGREQFLNGTVQFAGSDAALSPEELEEAGARCLGGEALELPLYISPIAIVFNLPSLGAEHVNLEPETIAGIFAGEVTNWSDPAIVAANPEIELPDLEIVPVNRSDKSGTTENFTDYLAAVAPDVWTHGPVEEWPIAGTQSGQQTSGMIDVVSAAEGTIGYADASRVGDLGTVAVGVGGQFVPLSAEAAAKVVDVSPPTEDATDLRLTIELARDTTESGSYPIVLVSYLIACSTYEDPAQAANVAAYLTYVASEAGQARAAEPDVAGSAPISADLRQKVETAISAISAN, encoded by the coding sequence GTGAGCATTGCTCCGATTCGACGCTCGGCCCGCCGGGCGGGTGCCGTCGCCGGCTCCGTCATCGCGGCCGCGCTGGTCCTGACCGCCTGCGGGCCCGCGAACAACGGCGGGAACACCTCGGCCGACGGCGCGGCCCCCGGCGGCGGCGCCGCCTCCGAGCTCTCCGGCATGATCGCCGGCTCGGGCGCCTCCTCGCAGGAGAACGCCGCCCTCGGCTGGATCGCCGGGTTCACCGAGGCGAACCCGGACGTGACCGTCAACTACGACCCGACCGGGTCCGGCACCGGGCGCGAGCAGTTCCTCAACGGCACCGTGCAGTTCGCCGGTTCCGATGCGGCGCTCAGCCCCGAGGAGCTCGAGGAGGCCGGTGCCCGGTGCCTCGGCGGCGAGGCCCTCGAGCTGCCGCTGTACATTTCCCCGATCGCGATCGTGTTCAACCTGCCCTCCCTCGGGGCGGAGCACGTCAACCTCGAGCCCGAGACCATCGCCGGCATCTTCGCGGGCGAGGTGACCAACTGGAGCGACCCGGCCATCGTGGCCGCCAACCCGGAGATCGAGCTGCCGGACCTGGAGATCGTGCCGGTCAACCGTTCGGACAAGTCCGGCACGACCGAGAACTTCACCGACTACCTGGCCGCCGTCGCCCCCGACGTGTGGACCCACGGCCCGGTCGAGGAGTGGCCGATCGCCGGCACCCAGTCCGGTCAGCAGACCTCCGGGATGATCGACGTCGTCTCCGCCGCCGAGGGAACGATCGGCTACGCCGACGCCTCCCGGGTCGGTGACCTGGGCACCGTGGCGGTCGGCGTCGGCGGCCAGTTCGTGCCGCTGTCCGCGGAGGCCGCGGCCAAGGTCGTCGACGTCTCGCCCCCGACCGAGGACGCCACCGACCTGCGGCTGACCATCGAGCTCGCCCGGGACACGACCGAGTCGGGCTCCTACCCGATCGTGCTCGTCTCCTACCTCATCGCCTGCTCCACGTACGAGGACCCGGCCCAGGCCGCCAACGTGGCCGCCTACCTCACCTACGTCGCGAGCGAGGCGGGTCAGGCCCGCGCCGCGGAGCCCGACGTCGCCGGCTCCGCGCCGATCTCCGCCGACCTCCGCCAGAAGGTCGAGACCGCCATCTCAGCAATCAGCGCGAACTGA
- the mshD gene encoding mycothiol synthase → MDPRPPTPPTPPTLHTGVPDAGAVRALAAAARQADGIDPYDEQTLLNLDSGAVTHLQLAGPTGSTGPVGYAQIDRGSAELAIHPDYRRAGCGAHLLAAVLEAGPPELAIWAHGNFPGAAALAARRGLRVTRELLYLTAELTPTVPTVSEAPTVPTVLTAPTAPEVPAGIELATFAPGTRDEADWLALNAAAFADHPEQGRLTAADLHARMAQPWFDPSLFWLARAHDTSALLGAMWVKPAVPSGPAEPDERSGQNVGGTAEIYVLGVHPEAQGRRLGTLLTRVAMAEARRRGYARMDLYVERENHPAVATYARHGFVTAQRHVQYSR, encoded by the coding sequence ATGGACCCGAGGCCGCCGACACCGCCGACACCGCCGACGCTGCACACCGGCGTGCCCGACGCGGGCGCCGTCCGCGCCCTCGCCGCCGCCGCGAGGCAGGCCGACGGCATCGACCCCTACGACGAGCAGACCCTCCTCAACCTCGACTCGGGCGCGGTGACCCACCTCCAGCTGGCCGGCCCCACCGGATCCACCGGACCGGTGGGTTATGCCCAGATCGACCGGGGCTCGGCCGAACTCGCGATCCATCCGGACTACCGCCGCGCCGGCTGCGGTGCCCACCTGCTCGCGGCCGTGCTCGAGGCCGGTCCGCCCGAGCTCGCGATCTGGGCCCACGGGAACTTCCCGGGCGCCGCCGCGCTCGCCGCCCGGCGCGGCCTGCGCGTCACCCGGGAGCTGCTCTACCTCACCGCCGAGCTCACGCCCACGGTGCCCACAGTGTCCGAGGCGCCCACGGTGCCCACAGTGTTGACAGCGCCCACAGCGCCCGAGGTCCCGGCGGGGATCGAGCTGGCGACGTTCGCGCCGGGCACCCGCGACGAGGCGGACTGGCTCGCCCTCAACGCGGCCGCCTTCGCCGACCATCCCGAGCAGGGGCGCCTCACGGCCGCCGACCTGCACGCCCGCATGGCCCAGCCGTGGTTCGACCCGAGCCTGTTCTGGCTCGCGCGCGCGCACGATACCTCCGCCCTCCTCGGGGCGATGTGGGTCAAGCCCGCTGTGCCGAGCGGGCCCGCCGAGCCCGATGAACGGAGTGGGCAGAACGTCGGGGGAACGGCCGAGATCTACGTGCTCGGGGTGCACCCCGAGGCGCAGGGACGGCGCCTGGGCACCCTGCTCACGCGCGTCGCCATGGCCGAGGCCCGCCGGCGCGGGTATGCGCGCATGGACCTGTACGTCGAGCGCGAGAACCACCCGGCGGTCGCGACCTACGCCCGCCACGGCTTCGTCACCGCCCAGCGCCACGTGCAGTACTCGCGCTGA
- the pstA gene encoding phosphate ABC transporter permease PstA: MTAPATAAESRASAADAGRTRPDPAGSGRVRRPIPEPTPVPMAHRRRKDRLATIAVCGAFVLALIPLVSLVWIVVSNGISRFGWTFLNTDMVGVYGSMVSGGVYHAIIGTLQVTGIAAVISIPLGIFTAIYLVEYGRGPLKRGITLLVDVMTGIPSIVAGLFAFALFTILFGPAYKAAVIGGVALAVLMTPVVVRSVEEMLRLVPNELREAAYALGVPRWLTIVKVVLRTAIAGITTGIMIAIARVIGETAPLLVTVGLAAGVNWNAFEGRVATLPVYVYRQYAQGGASIDRAWAGALTLIAIVMLLNLLARLVSRYFSPRT; this comes from the coding sequence ATGACCGCGCCCGCAACCGCCGCCGAATCCCGCGCCTCCGCCGCCGACGCGGGCCGGACCCGCCCAGACCCGGCCGGGTCCGGCCGCGTCCGCCGTCCGATCCCCGAACCCACGCCGGTGCCGATGGCCCATCGCCGCCGCAAGGACCGCCTCGCCACCATCGCGGTGTGCGGGGCCTTCGTGCTCGCCCTCATCCCCCTCGTCTCGCTCGTGTGGATCGTGGTGAGCAACGGGATCTCCCGCTTCGGCTGGACGTTCCTCAACACCGACATGGTCGGCGTGTACGGGTCGATGGTCTCCGGCGGCGTCTACCACGCGATCATCGGCACCCTGCAGGTGACCGGGATCGCGGCCGTCATCTCCATCCCGCTGGGGATCTTCACGGCCATCTACCTCGTGGAGTACGGGCGCGGCCCCCTCAAGCGCGGGATCACCCTGCTCGTCGACGTCATGACCGGGATCCCCTCGATCGTCGCCGGCCTCTTCGCCTTCGCGCTGTTCACGATCCTGTTCGGCCCGGCCTACAAGGCCGCCGTCATCGGCGGCGTCGCGCTCGCGGTGCTCATGACCCCGGTCGTGGTGCGCTCCGTGGAGGAGATGCTGCGGCTCGTGCCGAACGAGCTGCGGGAGGCCGCCTACGCCCTCGGCGTGCCGCGCTGGCTCACGATCGTCAAGGTCGTGCTGCGCACCGCCATCGCCGGCATCACCACCGGCATCATGATCGCGATCGCGCGGGTGATCGGGGAGACGGCGCCGCTGCTCGTGACCGTCGGCCTCGCCGCGGGCGTCAACTGGAACGCCTTCGAGGGCCGGGTGGCCACGCTGCCGGTCTACGTGTACCGCCAGTACGCCCAGGGCGGGGCCTCGATCGACCGCGCCTGGGCCGGAGCGCTCACCCTCATCGCCATCGTCATGCTGCTCAACCTCCTCGCCCGGCTCGTCAGCCGCTACTTCTCCCCCCGAACCTGA
- the pstC gene encoding phosphate ABC transporter permease subunit PstC yields MTSATPRLSPPSPASSGLGGESRSGRFGNRLFAAISTGAGVTILIALAAVAAFLLVRAWPAFTASPGEVADATQGAGFWGYVAPLAFGTVLSSAIALVIAVPLSIGIALFISHYAPRRLASGLGYLIDLLAAIPSVVFGLWGMAFLQPLISPVLEWLSSTLGFIPIFAGYQAPARNVLTAGIVLAVMIMPIITATIREVFLQVPRLHEEASLALGATRWEMIRQAVLPFGKSGIISASMLGLGRALGETMAVLMVLSPGFAINFFLLKPGQHSSIAANIAAQFPESSGIAVDVLIATGLILFILTFAVNLLARWIVARRAQFDGAN; encoded by the coding sequence GTGACCTCAGCAACTCCCCGCCTTTCCCCGCCGAGCCCGGCCAGTTCCGGGCTCGGCGGGGAGAGCCGTTCCGGCCGCTTCGGAAACCGCCTCTTCGCGGCGATCTCCACCGGGGCCGGCGTGACCATCCTCATCGCGCTCGCCGCCGTGGCCGCCTTCCTGCTCGTGCGGGCCTGGCCCGCGTTCACCGCCTCGCCCGGCGAGGTCGCCGACGCCACCCAGGGCGCCGGCTTCTGGGGCTACGTCGCCCCGCTGGCGTTCGGCACCGTGCTCTCCTCCGCGATCGCGCTCGTCATCGCCGTGCCGCTGAGCATCGGCATCGCGCTGTTCATCTCGCACTACGCCCCGCGCCGGCTGGCGTCCGGCCTCGGGTACCTCATCGACCTGCTCGCCGCGATCCCCTCGGTCGTGTTCGGGCTCTGGGGGATGGCGTTCCTGCAGCCGCTCATCAGCCCGGTGCTGGAATGGCTCAGCTCGACCCTCGGGTTCATCCCGATCTTCGCCGGCTACCAGGCCCCCGCCCGGAACGTGCTCACCGCCGGCATCGTGCTCGCGGTCATGATCATGCCGATCATCACCGCGACGATCCGCGAGGTGTTCCTGCAGGTGCCGCGGCTGCACGAGGAGGCCTCCCTCGCGCTCGGCGCCACCCGCTGGGAGATGATCCGCCAGGCCGTGCTGCCCTTCGGCAAGTCGGGCATCATCTCCGCCTCGATGCTCGGCCTCGGGCGCGCCCTCGGGGAGACCATGGCGGTGCTCATGGTGCTCTCGCCCGGCTTCGCGATCAACTTCTTCCTCCTCAAGCCCGGCCAGCACAGCTCGATCGCGGCGAATATCGCCGCCCAGTTCCCGGAGTCCTCGGGGATCGCGGTCGACGTGCTCATCGCCACCGGGCTCATCCTGTTCATCCTCACCTTCGCGGTGAACCTGCTCGCGCGCTGGATCGTCGCCCGCCGCGCCCAATTCGACGGAGCGAACTGA